The region caaatgctggggctgtaccttaattaaggccacggccgcttccttcccactcctagccctttcctgttccatcgtcgccataagacctatctgtgtcggtgcgacgtaaagcaactagcaaaacaaaaaacaaaacaaaaaaaaaacaaaaaaacactgttgtgagatggacagcagataatggtatgatggtacaAGGGATGAAacgtaaggttgtgagtttcactaatagaagaagtcctctcagttttaattagggtggatgtaaaggagagggcatttaattctctggtaagaccccaactaaagtacagttccagtgtatgggacccatatcAGGATTACTtgaaacgagaactggaaaaggtccgaaggaaagcagcactgaTTGCTCTGTTTtcttacaagtcgctttacgtcgccccgacacagataggtcttatggtgacgatgggacaggaaagaaccaggagtgagaaggaagtggccgtggtcttaattaaggtacagctctaggatttgcatggtgtgaaaatgggaaaacacgggaaaccatcttcagtgttaccgacagtggggttcgaacccactattgccccgattgcaagctcacagccacgcgacacTAACCACACTTGGTCACTTGCCTGGTCTTTAAAAATTTTCCAGAATTTTTCATATGTAGCTAATTTCGAGGATGAACCAAAATAGCCATATTTAATTAAAAACCGAAGAGTTACAGGCGAAAGGActctaaaatatttatattttcaaaaattaaaatattaattcctTCCTGAATCCATGCAAATGTTGCTAATTTCTCAGAGGTAAATGAAAATCACTGCTTTTTAAGAAATATGAAATAAATGCCCAATTTTGCATTATTTTATGTATATCGTGTTTCTTTAAAAATACGGGAGCAAATATTTTGAAATACTGTTATTATTAAGGCCCGgattttttatgcagtaacaggttagattgcaaactattTTGGTTAGTAGGAACTGTCGGccacccgttcttccataatgtagcaagagtaacataaattataggggttctgatgggctgtacccctaatgtttatgcaaaccctgtAGCATAATCGTTGCGaaagactatacttgttactcgcttcagaaagtttgcattctaatctattagtgCAGAAAAATCCGGGCTGCTAGTTATTAATAACCAAGAGCATCGAAAACTTTAACTGAATGCCTCATTCGTTATGACTTAAGACCtcaagcttgcttgctttcttaCCTCCACAAATAATTTCTATAAACTAATGATTTACTCTTTGTTTTATTCTCGCAGGTTGTCATCCTCGCCGCCCTTGTGGCCGTCGCTAACGCCGGATACCTCGGCGCACCCGCCGTCTACGCCCCCGGCGCACCTCTGGCCGCTCGTGCCTACGCCGCCCCTGCCTACGCTGCCCACGCTCCTCTGTCCTATGCTGCCCGCCCCGTAGCCTACGCTGCTGCCCCCGCCTACGCTAAGGTTGCCGCCCCCGTCGCCGTCGACACCGACTACGACCCCAACCCAAGCTACAACTACGCCTACGACATCCAGGATGCTCTGACCGGAGACTCCAAGGGACAGCAGGAGAGCCGTCAAGGAGATGTTGTCCAGGGTAGCTACAGCCTGGTCGAGCCCGACGGCACCCGTCGTACCGTTGAGTACACCGCTGATCCCGTCAACGGATTCAACGCCGTCGTCCACCGTGAGCCCGCTGTTGTTGCTAAGGCCGTAGTTGCTGCTCCCGCCGTCGCCAAGGTAGCTGCTCCCCTTGCCTACGCTCACCCCGCTGCCTACGCCGCCCCCGCCTACGGATACGGCAAGGCCCTCATCGGTTAAGTTCCTAATCTATAATTTATTCCTTCAATCCTTAACGCACATCCCACCTCACGTTTGACATGCAACCTTCCATTCTATTTTGTAAATTAAACGTGCAATAAACATCTACTTAAAAAAACTCTCgtacaaaattatttgaaacattCTTCTTCCATATAAATATCCCATCTCCCGAATTTAAATGTATCAAGTACTTTTAGAAAAAGCAATTAAAATGATAAGATTTGACGATGAAACAAAttgacactgaaattattgctgaTCTGCTGTCCAGGTTTCCCttgcattatctgatcctgtaa is a window of Anabrus simplex isolate iqAnaSimp1 chromosome 13, ASM4041472v1, whole genome shotgun sequence DNA encoding:
- the LOC137502923 gene encoding cuticle protein 21-like, which codes for MAFKVVILAALVAVANAGYLGAPAVYAPGAPLAARAYAAPAYAAHAPLSYAARPVAYAAAPAYAKVAAPVAVDTDYDPNPSYNYAYDIQDALTGDSKGQQESRQGDVVQGSYSLVEPDGTRRTVEYTADPVNGFNAVVHREPAVVAKAVVAAPAVAKVAAPLAYAHPAAYAAPAYGYGKALIG